From one Geoalkalibacter halelectricus genomic stretch:
- a CDS encoding beta-ketoacyl-ACP synthase III: MQAHPHVKILGTGHAVPEKILTNADLEQMVDTSDQWIIERTGIRTRHIAAPGTGVAPLAATAARNALRDAGLEPQDIDLIIVGTVSGDYKFPATACLVQQQLGLERAAAFDVSAACSGFLYSLRLAESLIRTGDFRHALVIGAEVLSSQVDWSDRNTCTLFGDGAGAAVVGPSSDGRGILAMHLASDGRHSQLLINPGCGSANPPSPDNLHLHAIRMEGREVFRHAVAAMCDGLDKVLAKSGARLEDIDLLIPHQANLRIIQAVGKKAGIGEEKVYVNVDRFGNTSAASIPIAIDEARRMGHITSGQLVAAVTFGAGFSWAAGLIRF; encoded by the coding sequence ATGCAAGCCCATCCCCATGTCAAAATCCTCGGCACCGGACACGCAGTACCCGAAAAAATCCTCACCAATGCCGACCTCGAGCAAATGGTCGACACCTCCGACCAGTGGATCATCGAGCGCACCGGCATCCGCACCCGCCACATCGCGGCTCCGGGCACGGGCGTCGCCCCGCTTGCGGCCACCGCCGCCCGCAATGCCCTGCGAGACGCAGGCCTGGAGCCCCAGGATATCGACCTGATCATCGTCGGCACGGTCAGCGGCGACTACAAATTTCCCGCCACCGCGTGCCTGGTTCAGCAACAGCTCGGCCTCGAGCGGGCCGCGGCCTTTGACGTTTCGGCCGCTTGTTCAGGATTTCTCTACAGCCTGCGACTGGCCGAGAGCCTGATTCGCACCGGCGATTTCCGGCATGCACTGGTCATCGGCGCCGAGGTACTGAGTTCCCAGGTTGACTGGAGCGACCGCAACACCTGCACGCTGTTCGGCGACGGTGCCGGGGCCGCAGTGGTCGGACCTAGCAGCGACGGACGCGGCATTCTTGCCATGCATCTGGCCAGCGACGGGCGCCACTCCCAACTACTCATCAACCCCGGCTGCGGCAGCGCTAACCCGCCGAGCCCCGACAATCTGCATTTGCACGCCATCCGCATGGAGGGACGCGAGGTGTTTCGCCATGCGGTTGCCGCCATGTGCGATGGGTTGGATAAGGTTCTCGCCAAATCCGGCGCGCGGCTTGAGGATATCGATCTGCTTATCCCGCACCAGGCCAATTTGCGCATCATCCAGGCGGTGGGGAAAAAGGCGGGGATTGGCGAGGAAAAGGTCTATGTCAACGTCGACCGCTTCGGCAACACATCTGCAGCCTCCATCCCCATCGCCATCGACGAGGCGCGTCGCATGGGACACATCACCTCCGGCCAACTGGTGGCGGCCGTCACCTTCGGCGCCGGCTTCAGCTGGGCCGCGGGGCTGATAAGGTTCTAA
- the ftsH gene encoding ATP-dependent zinc metalloprotease FtsH, giving the protein MNKGLWKQLLVLLLLLVAFNIFYVASIPPPSAPLEISYSRFKQEVRDGNVVEVTVQGDSVVGRFSDPQPEKEPPPEGREAVVHEDFRTTLPPFQDPRLIDDLEEAGVRVLIKPEERPSPWATAWIYLLPWILIFGVWWYVLRSMRGKGGPSGFMSNFSKSGAKLYTQETSKITFENVAGLEEAKQELREIVDFLREPEKFKRIGGKVPRGVLLVGPPGTGKTLMARAVAGEAGVPFFSISASQFIEMFVGVGASRVRDLFTNAKKNAPSIIFIDELDAVGRSRGTGLGGGSDEREQTLNQLLSELDGFEPHSEVVVMAATNRPDVIDAALLRPGRFDRQVVVDRPDWRAREEILKVHSRDVPLAKDVNLRVIARGTPGMCGADLESLINEAALIAARENATEVSMQHLERAKDRILMGAERRIMISEREKRITAYHEAGHALVAKFTPGADPVHKVSVIPRGQALGVTQQLPKDDRYHYPRSYLEARIAVCLGGRAAERAAFGEVSTGAQNDLKQATELAEKMVCQWGMSERIGPMAFSRGEEHPFLGRKLATDKTFSEQMAWLIDQEIENILKAGEAAAERIVEEKRALLDKLAEALVEEETLDRERVHEIFGLDPKAESLEG; this is encoded by the coding sequence ATGAACAAAGGCCTCTGGAAGCAATTGCTGGTTCTTTTGCTGCTGCTGGTGGCGTTTAATATCTTCTACGTCGCCTCAATTCCTCCTCCTTCAGCGCCCCTGGAGATCAGCTACAGCCGTTTCAAGCAAGAAGTCAGGGACGGCAATGTCGTCGAAGTCACGGTGCAGGGCGACTCGGTCGTCGGGCGTTTTAGCGATCCGCAACCGGAAAAGGAGCCGCCCCCAGAGGGTCGCGAAGCGGTGGTTCATGAGGACTTTCGCACTACGCTGCCTCCTTTTCAGGATCCGCGCTTGATAGACGATTTGGAGGAGGCCGGCGTGCGCGTTCTGATCAAACCCGAGGAGCGTCCTTCGCCCTGGGCCACGGCGTGGATTTATCTGTTGCCCTGGATTCTGATTTTCGGCGTCTGGTGGTACGTATTACGCAGCATGCGTGGCAAAGGCGGTCCGAGCGGATTCATGAGCAACTTTTCCAAGTCGGGCGCCAAACTTTATACCCAGGAAACATCCAAGATCACTTTCGAGAATGTGGCCGGGCTCGAAGAAGCCAAGCAGGAACTGCGCGAGATCGTTGACTTTCTGCGCGAGCCGGAAAAGTTCAAGCGCATCGGCGGCAAAGTGCCGCGTGGTGTGCTGCTGGTGGGGCCACCGGGCACCGGAAAAACCCTGATGGCCAGGGCGGTGGCGGGAGAAGCCGGTGTGCCGTTCTTTTCCATTTCGGCCTCGCAGTTCATCGAGATGTTTGTCGGTGTCGGCGCCAGTCGGGTGCGTGATCTGTTTACCAACGCCAAAAAGAACGCGCCGAGCATCATTTTCATCGATGAGCTCGACGCCGTCGGGCGCTCGCGAGGAACCGGTCTGGGGGGCGGCAGCGATGAACGCGAACAGACTCTCAATCAACTGCTCTCCGAACTCGATGGCTTCGAGCCCCATTCCGAGGTGGTCGTGATGGCCGCCACCAACCGCCCTGACGTCATCGACGCGGCCTTGCTGCGACCGGGGCGCTTTGATCGACAGGTGGTCGTCGATCGGCCGGACTGGCGGGCGCGCGAGGAAATCCTCAAGGTCCACAGCCGCGATGTGCCCCTGGCCAAGGACGTAAACCTTCGCGTTATCGCCCGCGGCACTCCAGGCATGTGCGGGGCCGATCTGGAGAGCTTGATCAACGAGGCCGCGCTGATCGCCGCGCGTGAGAATGCGACCGAAGTGTCCATGCAGCACCTGGAGCGCGCTAAGGACCGTATTTTGATGGGGGCCGAGCGCAGGATCATGATCAGCGAAAGAGAAAAGCGCATCACCGCCTATCATGAGGCCGGCCACGCCCTGGTCGCCAAATTCACCCCCGGCGCCGATCCGGTGCACAAGGTTTCGGTCATTCCGCGCGGCCAGGCCCTCGGCGTCACCCAGCAACTCCCCAAGGATGACCGCTATCATTATCCCCGCTCGTACCTGGAGGCCCGCATCGCCGTGTGCCTCGGCGGGCGCGCGGCGGAACGCGCGGCCTTTGGAGAAGTTTCCACCGGCGCCCAGAATGACCTCAAACAGGCCACCGAGTTAGCCGAAAAGATGGTCTGCCAATGGGGCATGAGCGAACGCATCGGGCCCATGGCTTTCAGCCGCGGCGAGGAACATCCATTCCTGGGCCGCAAGCTGGCCACGGACAAGACCTTCAGTGAGCAGATGGCCTGGTTGATCGATCAGGAGATCGAAAATATTCTCAAGGCCGGGGAGGCTGCCGCCGAGCGTATTGTGGAGGAAAAGCGCGCCTTGCTGGACAAGCTGGCTGAGGCCTTGGTCGAGGAGGAAACCCTCGACCGCGAACGGGTCCACGAAATTTTCGGTCTCGACCCAAAAGCCGAGTCCCTGGAAGGGTGA
- the cas6 gene encoding CRISPR system precrRNA processing endoribonuclease RAMP protein Cas6, whose protein sequence is MNPAIPDILTSLDFVLIEFTLEFQEPFDLDEARMLRLRRDLRSAALLTLGEDESFSALFDPPLAEDPVALKRYQRPGPSFVLRPDPRRCGYYDSGDCLQMTVLFWGRGIQFIRHFAQTMQTLGKSGLNRGEGCYDLLQVDARELSGNAICLWSGGGWPERFAPPVASVAWWLDSLAVLDSRAVLEFVTPARLLSAGRPLFRPTFANLFPFILRRVSSMVHAHCGGADIVPDPRVLQEIAQGVEVLSNDLLWRDWRTLESEKGAQEIGGVSGRLELCGAGLAEIGWLLRLGSLLHLGKGAAYGAGCYRLDS, encoded by the coding sequence GTGAACCCTGCGATTCCGGATATTCTCACCTCCCTGGATTTTGTCCTGATCGAATTCACCCTGGAATTTCAGGAGCCCTTCGACCTCGATGAAGCACGCATGCTGCGCCTGCGGCGTGATTTGCGCTCCGCCGCGCTGCTGACTCTGGGTGAGGACGAATCCTTCAGCGCCTTGTTCGATCCGCCCCTGGCCGAGGATCCTGTGGCGCTCAAGCGTTATCAGCGACCCGGCCCCTCCTTTGTCCTGCGGCCCGATCCGCGCCGCTGCGGCTATTACGACAGCGGCGATTGTTTGCAGATGACGGTCCTCTTTTGGGGCCGGGGAATTCAGTTCATTCGGCACTTCGCGCAAACCATGCAGACTCTAGGCAAAAGTGGCCTCAATCGCGGCGAGGGGTGTTATGACCTCTTGCAGGTGGATGCACGTGAGTTGTCCGGGAATGCGATTTGCCTGTGGTCGGGGGGAGGGTGGCCGGAGCGGTTCGCCCCGCCCGTGGCCTCGGTGGCCTGGTGGCTGGACAGTCTCGCGGTGTTGGACAGCCGGGCGGTCCTGGAATTCGTGACTCCCGCGCGGCTGCTCTCCGCGGGGCGTCCCCTGTTCCGGCCGACCTTCGCGAATCTTTTCCCTTTTATTCTGCGGCGTGTTTCCTCCATGGTCCACGCCCACTGCGGGGGGGCCGACATTGTGCCGGATCCGCGGGTCCTGCAAGAGATCGCTCAGGGGGTTGAGGTCCTGAGCAATGACCTGCTCTGGCGGGATTGGCGGACTCTGGAAAGTGAAAAGGGCGCCCAGGAGATCGGCGGGGTCAGTGGCCGGCTGGAGCTTTGCGGGGCGGGCCTGGCCGAGATCGGCTGGCTGTTGCGTCTCGGGTCCTTGCTGCATTTGGGCAAAGGCGCCGCCTACGGCGCCGGTTGTTATCGCCTCGATTCTTGA
- a CDS encoding HpcH/HpaI aldolase/citrate lyase family protein encodes MSALQLRRTLLYVPGNMPSMLQNIPIFQSDGVIIDLEDAVPLSEKDAGRILVRRFLDAYAQRNKEILIRINPLDSKWGIEDLRAVLPALPDGIRLPKADTPEIVERLDTLLTEFEEELGIEIGRFKILPSIESAAGVINSIKIARCSQRVFALAFGAEDYTASLEIERTKTGEELFHARTRVIWAARAAGIQAIDSIFADVGDMEGLRRETELIKRLGFTGKSLVNPRQIEVVHEVFAPKREEIDYALQVVEAIQKARAMGTGVISLGGKMVDAPVVKRALRVLKTARAHHLIDMDIDDEVIYGQE; translated from the coding sequence ATGAGCGCTCTGCAACTGCGCCGCACGCTGCTCTACGTGCCGGGCAACATGCCGTCCATGCTGCAAAACATCCCCATCTTCCAGAGTGACGGGGTGATCATCGATCTCGAGGATGCCGTGCCGCTTTCGGAAAAGGACGCCGGCCGCATTCTGGTGCGCCGCTTTCTCGACGCCTATGCGCAGCGCAACAAGGAAATCCTGATCCGTATCAACCCCCTCGACAGCAAGTGGGGCATCGAGGATCTGCGCGCCGTGCTGCCCGCTCTGCCCGACGGCATCCGCCTGCCCAAGGCCGACACTCCGGAGATCGTGGAACGGCTGGATACCCTGCTCACCGAATTCGAGGAGGAGCTGGGCATTGAGATCGGCCGCTTCAAGATTCTGCCCTCCATCGAAAGCGCCGCCGGAGTGATCAATTCCATCAAGATCGCGCGCTGCTCCCAGCGGGTCTTCGCCCTGGCCTTCGGTGCCGAGGACTACACGGCCAGCCTGGAGATCGAGCGCACCAAGACCGGCGAGGAACTGTTCCACGCCCGCACCCGCGTCATCTGGGCGGCGCGCGCTGCCGGCATTCAGGCCATCGACAGCATCTTCGCCGATGTCGGCGACATGGAGGGCCTGCGCCGCGAAACCGAGTTGATCAAGCGCCTCGGCTTTACCGGTAAATCCCTGGTGAATCCGCGCCAGATCGAGGTTGTACACGAAGTCTTCGCCCCCAAGCGCGAGGAAATCGACTACGCCCTGCAGGTGGTGGAGGCCATCCAGAAAGCGCGCGCCATGGGCACCGGGGTGATTTCCCTGGGCGGCAAGATGGTCGATGCGCCGGTGGTCAAACGCGCCCTGCGGGTGCTCAAGACGGCGCGCGCCCACCATCTGATCGACATGGATATTGACGATGAGGTGATTTATGGTCAGGAATAG
- the citD gene encoding citrate lyase acyl carrier protein, with protein MEIRKKVQAGTMQSSDLMVFVEPAETLNIEIESTVKKQFEHLIRTRIEAVLERLQVTRGHIRLSDRGALDYAIEARVEAALRRAALEG; from the coding sequence ATGGAGATCCGCAAAAAGGTTCAGGCCGGCACCATGCAGTCGAGCGATCTCATGGTCTTCGTGGAGCCGGCCGAGACCCTGAACATCGAGATCGAATCGACAGTGAAAAAACAGTTCGAGCATCTGATTCGCACGCGCATCGAGGCGGTATTGGAGCGCTTGCAGGTCACCCGCGGTCATATCCGCCTGAGTGATCGCGGCGCCCTGGATTATGCCATCGAGGCGCGCGTGGAGGCGGCCCTGCGACGGGCCGCCCTGGAGGGCTAG
- a CDS encoding PPC domain-containing DNA-binding protein yields the protein MKDYWHKEWEQGRRFILKIKPGRRLKESLSQFVAERGIKYAVIASAVGSVSQVHLRGIKAGARLPITEARMNQHRIEGPLELVGLEGNLVPDESGQIDCHLHILVAKSSGEVLGGHLFDAEVFASCEIILSEALVAGIERHPSKSGGVPTIFIQEGEDRP from the coding sequence ATGAAAGACTACTGGCATAAGGAATGGGAACAGGGACGGCGCTTCATCCTTAAGATCAAGCCGGGGCGGCGCCTCAAGGAAAGTCTCAGCCAGTTCGTGGCCGAGCGCGGCATCAAATACGCGGTCATCGCCTCGGCGGTGGGCTCGGTGAGCCAGGTACACCTGCGCGGCATCAAGGCCGGTGCGCGGCTGCCCATCACCGAGGCGCGCATGAACCAGCACCGCATCGAAGGCCCCCTGGAATTGGTCGGTCTCGAAGGCAACCTGGTGCCCGACGAAAGCGGCCAAATCGACTGCCACCTGCACATTCTGGTGGCCAAGTCCTCGGGCGAGGTCCTCGGCGGCCACCTGTTCGACGCCGAGGTGTTCGCCAGCTGTGAAATCATCCTCAGTGAAGCCCTGGTCGCGGGCATCGAGCGTCACCCCTCGAAAAGCGGCGGGGTACCGACCATCTTCATTCAGGAAGGGGAAGATCGACCATGA
- a CDS encoding triphosphoribosyl-dephospho-CoA synthase gives MHSSLASEILRLADCLAEGLRRELFLTPKPGLVDLLDAGAHPDLSLPLMLESAEFVGRGYRSFARALAEGRDAAQLLPLGRDLEKQLLEKFGTNTHKGAIFLGGLLLCALAESRRQELDLQQGVVAVALHILPTHQTGATHGARLRDKQLATGILGEARRGLPSLFNAALPALAAAHSRGLDENRAGLATLARLMQCVDDTTALHRCGPPGLARLRRDGARLESLLGQEVDPWPFLLAANQDYIALGLTMGGVADLLAMAYGISTFVQQFPSPAAAPALTSG, from the coding sequence ATGCACTCATCACTTGCTTCGGAAATTCTGCGCCTGGCCGATTGTCTGGCTGAAGGGTTGCGCCGGGAACTGTTCCTCACCCCCAAGCCGGGGCTGGTGGATCTTCTCGATGCCGGAGCCCATCCCGACCTGTCGCTGCCGTTGATGCTGGAGTCGGCTGAATTCGTCGGCCGTGGGTACCGGAGTTTCGCCCGCGCCCTGGCGGAAGGGCGCGATGCGGCGCAACTGCTGCCTTTGGGGCGCGACCTGGAAAAACAACTGCTGGAAAAGTTCGGAACCAATACCCACAAGGGGGCGATTTTTCTTGGCGGGTTGCTGCTCTGTGCCCTGGCCGAAAGTCGCAGGCAAGAGCTGGATCTGCAACAAGGCGTCGTCGCCGTGGCGCTCCACATCCTACCCACGCATCAAACCGGCGCTACCCACGGCGCGCGCCTGCGCGACAAACAACTGGCCACGGGCATTCTCGGCGAGGCGCGGCGCGGTTTACCGAGTTTGTTCAATGCGGCCCTGCCGGCCCTCGCCGCCGCCCACAGCCGGGGCTTGGACGAGAATCGCGCCGGCCTTGCCACCCTCGCCCGCCTCATGCAGTGCGTGGACGACACCACGGCCCTGCACCGTTGCGGCCCACCGGGGCTGGCTCGCCTGCGCCGCGACGGTGCGCGCCTCGAAAGCCTTCTGGGGCAGGAAGTCGACCCCTGGCCGTTTCTGCTCGCCGCCAACCAGGACTACATCGCCTTGGGCCTGACCATGGGCGGTGTTGCCGACCTGCTCGCAATGGCCTATGGGATCAGCACCTTCGTCCAGCAATTTCCCTCGCCTGCCGCGGCCCCGGCGCTCACCTCGGGCTGA
- a CDS encoding citrate lyase holo-[acyl-carrier protein] synthase, protein MSCAALQTSLLDAREARQDSIDQALAAGRAWVASLSLALPGAEKTPPGADALFSWGRARLQERIRDFALLATWDDALGPWLVLGGSEDPVSAKRAGVAVENLHPAARLLDVDVYRASSGPLGRASLGLEERSCLLCRRPARTCIRLQRHEPGDIIRAAHALITCFGNSAPGRLSG, encoded by the coding sequence ATGTCGTGCGCCGCGTTGCAGACTAGCCTGCTGGATGCCCGCGAGGCGCGCCAAGACAGCATCGATCAAGCCCTGGCCGCGGGCCGGGCCTGGGTCGCCTCCCTGAGCCTGGCGCTGCCCGGAGCAGAAAAAACTCCTCCGGGAGCGGACGCGCTGTTTTCCTGGGGACGCGCCCGGTTGCAGGAAAGAATCCGCGACTTCGCCCTCCTGGCCACTTGGGACGATGCCCTGGGTCCCTGGCTGGTGCTGGGCGGCTCCGAGGATCCTGTGAGCGCAAAACGTGCTGGCGTTGCCGTGGAAAACCTCCATCCCGCCGCGCGCCTGCTGGATGTCGATGTCTACCGAGCCTCCAGCGGACCCCTCGGCCGTGCCTCCCTGGGTCTGGAGGAGCGCTCTTGCCTGCTGTGCCGGCGACCGGCGCGCACCTGCATTCGCTTGCAACGCCATGAACCCGGGGACATCATCCGAGCTGCCCATGCACTCATCACTTGCTTCGGAAATTCTGCGCCTGGCCGATTGTCTGGCTGA
- a CDS encoding nucleotidyl transferase family protein: MVTELLSESDRIRARRLIEAAGLRFEDDFDNLLGVFEGRELAGVGARAGNLFKMLVVAPEFQDGPTLGALVTELMRAGGHAGHDVFFILTRPQSVYSFQALNFEPLVHHPQTTLLEFGGGLRRYLNRHAAWVAPGTNGALVMNCNPFTRGHRFVIEHAARQVDTLYIFVVREDRSVFPFAVRKRLVEEGTAHLRNVRVLDSSHYAVSSLTFPAYFLKDAEEASQVQMEVDALLFARKIAPFFAIHKRFVGSEPYCRTTRLYNDTLQRLLPLQGIAVEEIDRVRAAEDAISAYRVREALRNEAYETVRLLVPDTTYRFLMSDEAQPLRDKLKIYQRRH, encoded by the coding sequence ATGGTCACGGAACTGCTCAGCGAATCAGACCGGATCCGGGCACGCCGGCTTATCGAGGCGGCGGGGCTGCGCTTCGAGGACGACTTCGACAACCTCTTGGGGGTTTTCGAGGGCCGCGAACTGGCCGGGGTCGGCGCGCGGGCGGGGAATCTCTTCAAGATGCTGGTGGTGGCACCGGAATTTCAGGACGGACCGACCCTGGGCGCCCTGGTGACCGAGCTCATGCGCGCCGGCGGCCATGCCGGGCACGACGTCTTTTTCATCCTGACCCGCCCGCAATCTGTTTATTCCTTTCAGGCACTCAATTTCGAACCCCTGGTCCACCATCCGCAAACCACTTTGCTGGAATTCGGCGGCGGTCTGCGCCGCTACCTCAACCGACATGCCGCCTGGGTCGCGCCCGGCACCAACGGCGCCCTGGTGATGAACTGCAATCCCTTTACCCGCGGGCATCGTTTCGTTATCGAGCATGCCGCACGGCAGGTGGACACCCTCTACATTTTCGTCGTCCGCGAAGACCGCTCGGTGTTCCCCTTCGCCGTGCGCAAGCGCCTGGTCGAAGAGGGTACGGCCCACCTGCGCAACGTGCGCGTGCTCGACAGCTCGCACTACGCGGTCAGCAGCCTGACCTTTCCCGCCTATTTTCTCAAGGATGCCGAGGAAGCTTCCCAAGTGCAGATGGAGGTCGATGCCCTGCTCTTCGCGCGCAAGATCGCCCCCTTCTTCGCCATTCACAAACGCTTTGTCGGCAGTGAACCCTATTGCCGCACCACGCGCCTCTACAACGATACGCTCCAGCGCCTGCTGCCGCTCCAAGGCATCGCGGTTGAAGAAATCGACCGTGTCAGGGCGGCCGAAGACGCCATCAGCGCTTACCGGGTGCGCGAGGCCCTGCGCAATGAAGCCTATGAAACCGTGCGGCTGCTGGTGCCCGACACCACTTACCGTTTTCTCATGTCCGATGAAGCCCAACCCCTGCGCGACAAGCTTAAAATCTACCAGAGGAGACACTGA
- the citF gene encoding citrate lyase subunit alpha has translation MVRNSLGRWIPETFNGKALIPYRDPFALQPQGMRASRPLTRVNPGASKVLGSLREAIEASGLRDGMCISTHHSLRNGDVLLGQLVREIDALGIRGITIASSSIHPVHAELIPYIEKGVVAGFECGVNGPIGEQISRGLLKCPVVVRTHGGRARALVAGQVPVDVAFIAAPACDEYGNLSGSSGPAACGSLGYAQVDAEHARVVVAVTDNLQPYPVTPVSIPQTLVDYVVCVPTLGDPKKIVSTTTRITTDPVGLQIAQYAARVIEVSGLLRAGFSFQTGSGGISLAVANHVRTLMRHNKIKGSFGCGGITGYFVDMLEEGLFQTLFDVQCFDLKAVESIGRNLNHVEISADMYANPFNAGAVVNRLDAVILGATEIDTRFNVNVNTESNGYLLHNTGGHSDTAAGAKLAIIVAPTMRGRLPIIRDELTTITTPGDTVDVVVTERGIAVNERHADLKRELLRCNLPVKDIGQIQEEITQITGQPRPLEFTDEVVGLIEYRDGSIIDVVRRVAD, from the coding sequence ATGGTCAGGAATAGTCTCGGCCGCTGGATCCCTGAAACGTTCAACGGCAAGGCGCTCATCCCCTACCGCGATCCCTTTGCCCTGCAACCCCAGGGGATGCGCGCCAGCCGGCCCCTGACCCGCGTCAATCCCGGCGCCTCCAAGGTGCTCGGCAGCCTGCGCGAGGCCATCGAGGCCAGCGGCCTGCGCGACGGCATGTGCATCAGCACCCATCACAGCCTGCGCAACGGCGATGTGCTTCTCGGCCAGTTGGTGCGCGAGATTGACGCCTTGGGCATTCGCGGCATCACCATCGCCTCAAGCTCCATCCATCCGGTGCATGCCGAACTCATCCCCTACATTGAAAAAGGCGTGGTCGCGGGGTTTGAATGCGGTGTCAACGGCCCCATCGGCGAACAGATCTCCCGCGGCCTGCTCAAGTGCCCGGTGGTGGTGCGCACCCACGGCGGCCGCGCCCGCGCCCTGGTGGCCGGGCAGGTGCCTGTGGATGTGGCCTTCATCGCCGCGCCGGCCTGCGACGAATACGGCAACCTGAGCGGCAGCAGCGGCCCCGCGGCCTGCGGCAGTCTCGGCTACGCGCAAGTGGATGCCGAGCACGCGCGGGTGGTGGTGGCGGTTACAGACAATCTCCAGCCCTACCCCGTGACCCCGGTTTCAATTCCCCAGACTCTGGTGGATTATGTGGTGTGCGTGCCCACCTTGGGCGACCCCAAAAAAATTGTTTCCACCACCACCCGCATCACCACCGATCCCGTAGGCCTGCAGATCGCCCAGTACGCCGCGCGGGTCATCGAGGTCTCGGGCCTGCTGCGCGCGGGTTTTTCCTTTCAGACCGGCTCGGGCGGCATCTCCCTGGCCGTGGCCAACCATGTGCGCACCCTGATGCGACACAACAAGATCAAGGGCAGCTTCGGCTGCGGCGGCATCACCGGCTATTTCGTCGACATGCTTGAGGAAGGCCTGTTCCAGACCCTCTTCGATGTGCAGTGCTTCGATCTCAAGGCGGTGGAATCCATCGGCCGCAATCTGAATCATGTGGAAATCAGCGCCGACATGTACGCCAACCCCTTCAACGCCGGTGCCGTGGTCAACCGCCTCGATGCGGTGATTCTCGGTGCCACGGAAATCGACACGCGCTTTAACGTCAACGTCAACACCGAATCCAACGGCTACCTGCTGCACAACACCGGCGGCCACAGCGACACCGCCGCCGGTGCCAAGCTGGCGATCATCGTCGCACCCACCATGCGCGGGCGCCTGCCCATCATCCGCGACGAGCTGACCACCATCACCACCCCCGGCGACACCGTGGACGTGGTGGTCACCGAGCGCGGCATCGCCGTTAACGAGCGCCATGCCGATCTCAAACGCGAACTGCTGCGCTGCAACCTGCCGGTCAAGGACATCGGTCAAATCCAGGAGGAGATCACCCAAATCACCGGTCAGCCCCGCCCCCTGGAATTCACCGACGAGGTGGTGGGACTTATCGAATACCGGGACGGGAGCATCATCGATGTCGTGCGCCGCGTTGCAGACTAG
- a CDS encoding zf-TFIIB domain-containing protein, with translation MTDLWEERKKALENQYFRKMEEEKIASLREVSKERLVRECCYNRCPKCGEALQKMVFREVPLDKCPDCGGVWLGPKDLQILAEKDHRTWFQRWFQAEEDSKKV, from the coding sequence ATGACCGATCTTTGGGAGGAAAGAAAAAAGGCCCTCGAAAACCAGTATTTTCGCAAAATGGAGGAAGAGAAAATCGCCAGTTTGCGCGAGGTTTCCAAGGAGCGCCTGGTGCGCGAATGCTGCTACAATCGCTGCCCTAAGTGCGGAGAAGCGCTCCAGAAAATGGTGTTTCGCGAGGTTCCCCTGGATAAGTGCCCGGACTGCGGCGGCGTGTGGCTCGGCCCGAAAGACTTGCAGATTCTCGCCGAGAAGGATCACCGGACCTGGTTTCAGCGCTGGTTCCAGGCCGAGGAAGACAGCAAAAAAGTTTAG